From one Brevundimonas sp. PAMC22021 genomic stretch:
- a CDS encoding mannitol dehydrogenase family protein, whose protein sequence is MSRLNQAALADLSAEVERPGYDRASVRTGVVHLGIGAFHRAHQAVVFDDALKAGDLRWGVLGASLRSPGVRDQLQPQDGLYTLVVREGRNEALRVVGACKGVLVAPEDPAALVAAMAHADVHIVTLTVTEKGYRLDPATGDLLTDDPDVAADVADIARPRTAPGFIVAALRARRAAGLKPFTVVSCDNLPHNGRRIRAGVLAMARQIDPALAEWIAAEGAFPQTMIDRIVPATTPDDIARLEQRLGVRDEGMVKAEPFTQWVIEDHFAGERPDFAALGVQLTDAVEPWEDAKLRLLNGAHTAIAYLGALSGHQHVHEAVAVPAFRAYVEALWDEAETTLNPPPGLDIAAYRQQLMARFSNSALMHRTRQIAMDGSQKLPQRLLAGASERLAKGQGIAAMALGIAAWMRWQSGVTEAGETFIVDDPLAARTAELLADLEADQAKVNALLSLSAVFPPALAADDRFALAVTDAYLSLSTPGAVEAARRVSEPL, encoded by the coding sequence GTGAGCCGCCTGAACCAAGCCGCTCTCGCCGATCTTTCGGCTGAGGTGGAACGGCCGGGCTACGACCGCGCATCGGTGCGGACCGGCGTGGTCCATCTCGGTATCGGCGCCTTTCACCGGGCGCACCAGGCGGTGGTGTTCGACGACGCATTGAAGGCCGGCGATCTGCGCTGGGGCGTGCTGGGCGCCTCCCTGCGCTCGCCCGGCGTGCGCGACCAGCTCCAGCCACAGGACGGCCTCTACACTCTAGTGGTGCGCGAGGGCCGGAATGAAGCCTTGCGTGTCGTGGGCGCCTGCAAGGGCGTCCTGGTCGCCCCGGAAGACCCCGCCGCCCTGGTTGCCGCGATGGCGCACGCGGACGTGCACATCGTCACCCTGACGGTTACGGAAAAGGGCTATCGGCTCGATCCCGCGACCGGTGATCTGCTGACCGACGATCCGGACGTCGCCGCCGACGTCGCCGACATCGCCCGCCCGCGCACGGCCCCGGGCTTCATCGTGGCGGCGCTTCGAGCCAGGCGGGCGGCGGGGCTGAAGCCTTTCACCGTCGTCTCCTGCGACAACCTTCCGCACAACGGTCGGCGCATCCGCGCCGGCGTGCTGGCTATGGCGCGTCAAATCGATCCGGCGCTTGCCGAGTGGATCGCGGCCGAGGGCGCCTTTCCCCAGACCATGATCGACCGCATCGTCCCGGCCACCACGCCGGACGACATCGCCCGTCTGGAACAGCGCCTGGGCGTTCGCGACGAGGGCATGGTCAAGGCCGAGCCCTTTACCCAATGGGTAATCGAGGACCACTTCGCCGGCGAACGGCCCGACTTCGCCGCCCTCGGCGTCCAGCTGACCGACGCGGTGGAGCCGTGGGAGGACGCCAAGCTGCGCCTGCTGAACGGCGCCCATACGGCCATTGCCTATCTGGGCGCCCTCTCGGGTCACCAGCATGTCCACGAGGCGGTCGCCGTCCCAGCTTTCCGCGCCTATGTCGAAGCTCTGTGGGACGAGGCGGAAACAACGCTGAACCCGCCTCCAGGCCTCGACATCGCCGCCTATCGGCAGCAGCTGATGGCCCGCTTTTCCAACTCGGCGCTGATGCACCGGACCCGTCAGATCGCCATGGACGGTTCGCAGAAGCTGCCTCAGCGGCTGCTCGCCGGCGCGAGCGAGCGACTGGCGAAGGGGCAGGGGATCGCCGCCATGGCGCTGGGCATCGCGGCCTGGATGCGCTGGCAGTCGGGCGTGACCGAAGCGGGCGAGACCTTTATCGTCGATGACCCTCTGGCGGCGCGCACCGCCGAACTGCTGGCGGACCTCGAGGCCGATCAGGCCAAGGTCAACGCGCTGCTGAGCCTGTCCGCGGTCTTCCCGCCGGCGCTCGCCGCCGACGATCGGTTCGCGCTGGCGGTCACCGACGCCTATCTGTCGCTGAGCACGCCTGGCGCCGTAGAAGCGGCGCGGCGCGTGTCGGAGCCTCTTTGA
- a CDS encoding UxaA family hydrolase — protein MSRVLILNPADDVAIALDDVAVGDTPDGLHAPARAEIPTGHKIARHSVEEGGLVRRYGQVIGRARTPIAVGDHVHVHNLAMAEDGREAEVGVDAKPVTPLSGVIFKGIVRPDGQVGTRNYIGVLTSVNCSATVARRIADAFPDAALPAGVDGVVAFTHQGGCGGSALSSDVTLLQRTLAGYARHPNFHAILIVGLGCEANQIPAWLSNEGLEPGPRLRTLTIQEAGGTARAIEAGTAIVRDLVADAAGVQRQPVDASRLIVGLQCGGSDGWSGVTANPALGAAVDRLVAHGGSAMLSETPEIWGAEHLLLRRAASPEVADRLNARLDWWRAYADKHAMELNNNPSPGNLKGGLTTILEKSLGAVAKSGSVPLNDVIGYAERLRAPGLTFMDSPGYDPCSATGQIASGANLIVFTTGRGSVFGAKPAPSIKVASNARLAQWMDEDMDVDASPILNGVSIDTVAETIFQRMLAVASGEPSKSEALGIGDNEFVPWQVGAYL, from the coding sequence ATGAGCCGCGTCCTGATCCTGAACCCCGCCGATGACGTCGCCATCGCGCTGGACGACGTCGCCGTCGGAGACACGCCGGATGGCTTGCATGCGCCGGCCCGCGCCGAAATCCCCACCGGGCACAAGATCGCGCGCCATTCGGTGGAAGAAGGCGGCCTTGTTCGTCGCTACGGGCAGGTCATCGGCCGGGCCAGAACGCCCATCGCCGTTGGCGACCACGTCCATGTCCACAACCTCGCCATGGCCGAGGATGGCCGCGAGGCCGAGGTCGGCGTGGACGCGAAGCCCGTCACGCCCCTGTCGGGCGTGATCTTCAAGGGCATCGTGCGGCCTGACGGGCAGGTCGGCACGCGCAACTACATCGGCGTGCTGACCAGCGTGAACTGCTCGGCCACCGTCGCGCGTCGCATTGCCGACGCCTTTCCGGACGCTGCTCTGCCTGCCGGCGTGGACGGGGTGGTCGCCTTTACCCATCAGGGCGGCTGCGGCGGCTCGGCCCTGTCCAGCGACGTAACCCTGCTTCAGCGGACGCTGGCGGGCTATGCGCGGCATCCGAACTTCCACGCCATCCTGATCGTCGGCCTCGGCTGCGAGGCCAATCAGATTCCTGCCTGGCTGAGCAACGAAGGGCTGGAGCCCGGGCCTCGTCTGCGCACCCTGACCATCCAGGAAGCCGGCGGCACCGCGCGCGCCATCGAAGCGGGCACGGCCATCGTGCGTGACCTGGTGGCGGACGCCGCCGGGGTGCAGCGCCAGCCTGTCGACGCATCCCGCCTGATCGTCGGCCTGCAATGCGGCGGCTCCGACGGCTGGTCCGGCGTCACGGCCAATCCCGCCCTGGGTGCGGCGGTGGATCGATTGGTCGCGCACGGCGGCTCGGCCATGCTGTCGGAGACGCCCGAGATCTGGGGCGCCGAGCACCTGCTGCTGCGCCGCGCGGCCTCGCCCGAGGTTGCGGACCGGCTGAACGCCCGCCTCGACTGGTGGCGCGCCTATGCCGACAAACACGCGATGGAGCTGAACAACAATCCGTCCCCGGGCAACCTGAAGGGCGGCCTGACCACCATCCTGGAGAAGTCCTTGGGCGCGGTGGCCAAGTCCGGCTCGGTCCCGCTGAACGATGTCATCGGTTACGCGGAGCGCCTGCGCGCCCCCGGCCTCACCTTCATGGACAGCCCCGGCTACGATCCCTGCTCGGCGACGGGCCAGATCGCCTCGGGGGCCAATCTGATCGTCTTCACGACCGGGCGGGGGTCGGTGTTCGGGGCCAAGCCCGCGCCGTCGATCAAGGTCGCCTCCAACGCCAGGCTGGCTCAATGGATGGACGAGGACATGGATGTGGACGCCTCGCCCATCCTGAACGGCGTCTCCATCGACACGGTGGCCGAGACGATCTTTCAGCGGATGCTGGCTGTCGCCTCTGGAGAGCCGTCCAAGTCCGAGGCGCTGGGCATCGGCGACAACGAGTTCGTGCCGTGGCAGGTCGGCGCCTACCTCTGA